In one window of Paracoccus saliphilus DNA:
- a CDS encoding NAD(P)/FAD-dependent oxidoreductase, protein MDQVDIAILGAGAAGLFCAGSAMTQGCRILVAEHSRKPGEKIRISGGGRCNFTNLATSWDRFLSQNQRFAASALARYCPEDFVELVDQAGIAWHEKTQGQLFCNGKATQIIDMLMYRMRGVELRLETAVEDVHRNADGFVVTTNGGQVRAKYVVVATGGKSIPKMGATGIGYAIARKFGLRIVEPRAGLVPLTFAEQDLALCRPLAGISLEAEICHGKARFRDALLFTHRGLSGPAILQISNYWQPGEVLEINLLPEIDISEALMMARKDAGRVAVATILSQWLPERLAQAIAAEQGLTDARLADQSNGVLQRLGRRINRWQLRPVGTEGYRTAEVTLGGVDTRELDARTMQVRDVPGLYFIGECVDVTGWLGGYNFQWAWASAEAAGQALKVS, encoded by the coding sequence ATGGATCAGGTAGATATCGCAATTCTTGGAGCCGGAGCGGCAGGGCTGTTCTGTGCGGGCTCGGCTATGACACAGGGTTGCCGTATCCTTGTCGCGGAGCATTCCCGCAAACCCGGCGAGAAGATTCGCATCTCTGGTGGGGGGCGGTGCAACTTTACCAATCTTGCCACCTCTTGGGATCGTTTCCTGTCGCAGAACCAGCGCTTTGCGGCCTCGGCCCTGGCGCGATATTGTCCGGAGGATTTCGTGGAACTCGTGGATCAAGCGGGAATCGCTTGGCATGAAAAGACGCAAGGGCAGCTATTCTGCAATGGTAAGGCCACGCAGATCATCGACATGTTGATGTATCGCATGCGCGGCGTCGAGCTGAGGTTGGAAACTGCGGTCGAAGATGTTCATCGCAATGCCGACGGGTTCGTCGTCACCACGAATGGGGGGCAGGTTCGGGCGAAATATGTCGTGGTGGCAACAGGCGGGAAGTCGATCCCGAAAATGGGTGCGACGGGCATTGGTTATGCAATCGCACGCAAATTCGGGTTGCGCATCGTAGAGCCTCGCGCCGGGCTGGTCCCGCTGACATTCGCCGAGCAGGATTTGGCACTATGCCGTCCGCTGGCCGGGATTTCGCTCGAGGCAGAGATCTGTCACGGAAAGGCACGGTTCCGCGACGCGTTGCTGTTCACCCATCGGGGGCTGAGCGGTCCGGCGATCCTGCAGATTTCCAATTATTGGCAGCCGGGAGAGGTTCTGGAAATCAATCTTTTACCTGAGATCGATATTTCCGAGGCGCTGATGATGGCACGAAAAGACGCGGGGCGCGTGGCCGTTGCGACGATATTGTCGCAATGGCTGCCGGAGCGGTTGGCACAGGCCATCGCGGCCGAGCAGGGGCTGACCGATGCACGGTTGGCGGATCAATCAAATGGCGTATTGCAACGATTGGGGCGGCGTATCAATCGCTGGCAGTTGCGGCCGGTTGGAACCGAGGGATATCGAACTGCCGAGGTGACGCTTGGAGGCGTCGACACTCGTGAGTTGGATGCAAGAACCATGCAGGTTCGCGACGTTCCCGGACTATATTTCATTGGCGAATGCGTTGATGTGACCGGCTGGCTGGGCGGCTATAATTTCCAGTGGGCCTGGGCATCCGCGGAGGCCGCCGGGCAAGCACTGAAGGTGTCGTGA
- a CDS encoding SDR family oxidoreductase, whose protein sequence is MSRNGIEGKVVLIAGGAKNLGGLLAREFANSGARAVAIHYNSDATKSAAEETVAAVKSAGAKAVAFQADLTSAAAMEKLFADTVAAVGRPDIAINTVGMVVKKPMAEITEEVFDQSCAVNVKSAFFFLKEAGKHINDNGKICTIVTSLLGAYTPFYAAYEGLKAPVEHFTRAASKELGDRGISVTAIGPGPMDTPFFYPAEGEDAVAYHKTAAALSPFSKTGLTDIEDIAPWIIFMVSAGWWITGQTILVNGGYTTK, encoded by the coding sequence ATGTCGAGAAACGGGATCGAAGGAAAAGTGGTTCTGATCGCTGGCGGGGCGAAGAACCTGGGCGGGCTGCTCGCACGGGAATTCGCAAACTCCGGTGCCAGGGCCGTCGCCATTCACTACAACAGCGATGCCACCAAATCCGCAGCGGAAGAAACCGTGGCAGCGGTCAAATCCGCGGGTGCCAAAGCCGTCGCCTTCCAGGCCGATCTGACTAGCGCCGCGGCAATGGAGAAGCTTTTTGCGGATACGGTTGCCGCAGTCGGGCGCCCCGACATCGCTATCAACACCGTCGGCATGGTGGTGAAAAAGCCGATGGCCGAGATAACCGAAGAGGTCTTCGACCAGTCCTGCGCAGTCAACGTCAAATCCGCCTTCTTCTTCCTGAAAGAGGCGGGCAAGCACATCAATGACAACGGCAAAATCTGTACGATCGTCACCTCGCTTCTGGGTGCCTATACGCCCTTCTATGCCGCCTACGAGGGGCTGAAAGCGCCGGTGGAGCATTTCACTCGTGCCGCTTCGAAGGAACTGGGCGATCGCGGCATATCTGTTACCGCGATCGGGCCGGGGCCGATGGACACCCCGTTCTTCTACCCGGCGGAAGGCGAAGATGCGGTTGCCTATCACAAGACGGCTGCGGCTCTCTCTCCCTTTTCGAAGACCGGCCTGACCGACATCGAAGATATTGCGCCGTGGATCATCTTCATGGTCTCTGCCGGATGGTGGATAACCGGTCAAACGATTCTCGTGAATGGCGGCTACACGACCAAGTAA
- a CDS encoding LysR family transcriptional regulator, whose translation MQVFVQVVESGNFTRAAEALGLPRSTVSSTVQALEDRLGVQLLQRTTRVVRPTQEGLQFAGTARDLVDAVAQAEAQFRHRPEEISGRLRIDMPSRIARRMVIPHLHDFRTRYPAVTLDISATDRMIDLVSEGVDAVVRLAELEDSELICRKIGDVPILTCGSTDYIAHHGVPKLPGDLKDHHLVNYAQRMPALSIEWDGLENGRGITVAMRSHLCVDNAESYVAGALHGHGLIQVPAHDVAEDIAAGSLVEVLADFRPTPIPISILYARRRHLAPRLRAFMDWLAELLRDEGFVEARR comes from the coding sequence ATGCAAGTCTTCGTTCAAGTCGTGGAAAGCGGGAACTTCACCCGTGCGGCCGAAGCGCTCGGCCTGCCGCGCTCTACCGTCTCCAGCACGGTGCAAGCGCTGGAGGACAGGCTTGGCGTGCAGCTCTTGCAGCGCACGACCCGCGTGGTGCGCCCGACGCAGGAGGGGCTTCAATTCGCAGGCACCGCCCGTGATCTGGTTGACGCTGTCGCACAGGCCGAAGCGCAGTTTCGGCACCGCCCCGAAGAAATCTCTGGTCGGCTGCGCATAGATATGCCGAGTCGGATTGCCCGGCGTATGGTGATCCCGCATCTGCACGACTTCCGCACCCGTTACCCGGCGGTGACGCTGGACATCAGTGCCACGGACCGAATGATCGATCTCGTATCCGAGGGAGTGGACGCAGTGGTCCGATTGGCCGAGCTGGAAGACAGCGAATTGATCTGCCGCAAGATCGGAGATGTACCGATTCTGACCTGCGGCAGTACCGATTACATTGCTCACCACGGAGTACCGAAATTGCCCGGGGATCTGAAGGATCACCATCTCGTCAACTACGCGCAGCGTATGCCTGCGCTCTCGATCGAATGGGATGGGTTGGAAAACGGGCGTGGGATCACTGTTGCCATGCGCAGCCACCTCTGCGTCGACAATGCCGAAAGCTATGTCGCCGGGGCGCTACATGGACATGGCTTGATCCAGGTTCCAGCGCATGACGTCGCCGAGGACATAGCCGCCGGAAGTCTGGTAGAGGTTCTGGCCGATTTCCGCCCCACACCGATTCCGATTTCCATCCTCTATGCACGCAGGCGACATCTCGCGCCGCGCTTGAGGGCATTCATGGACTGGCTGGCGGAATTATTGCGCGATGAAGGCTTCGTGGAGGCCCGGAGATGA
- a CDS encoding low temperature requirement protein A, whose protein sequence is MSSILYRLVPLGALRDLAPEETPRVTTMELFFDLVYVFTIIQLSHYLLEHATWLGALEYVTLFAAVWWAWNYTAWAANWVNPDHPSGRGLMIVLMGCALLMAVAAPQAFGDRAGLFAVAYVAMALIRAGYMALVFRGQVMGRNYTQLGTWSVISGVFWIAGALIEPVRLELWIVAVLIDYAAPYAGFWLPGKGATPMSSWTLRGLHLFERNQLIFIIALGESILLLGGYLVSHEVHFDTGLAALIGFLLIVTLWWVYFVDLSEPGEHRFEHETDHTSLARAGLAYAHGVAVCGAIVTAVAIEMIVAHPLDSIHAETALIAFAGPSLFLLGCTIFHRVTAERLRMLYLLALAALAAWAWMALSFHLNGLWLGAGVLLIMMAMAALGHRKAG, encoded by the coding sequence ATGTCCAGTATATTGTACCGCCTCGTACCGCTCGGAGCTCTTCGTGACCTCGCCCCCGAAGAAACACCCCGCGTCACAACGATGGAGCTGTTCTTCGACCTCGTTTACGTTTTCACGATCATCCAGCTGTCTCACTACCTTCTGGAACACGCCACCTGGCTCGGCGCGCTGGAATATGTGACGCTCTTCGCCGCAGTCTGGTGGGCGTGGAACTACACTGCCTGGGCCGCGAACTGGGTGAATCCGGACCATCCTAGCGGACGCGGGTTGATGATCGTGCTGATGGGGTGCGCGCTGTTAATGGCGGTGGCGGCACCGCAGGCCTTCGGCGATCGCGCGGGGCTTTTTGCGGTCGCCTATGTCGCGATGGCACTGATCCGCGCAGGCTACATGGCTTTGGTCTTTCGCGGTCAGGTCATGGGGCGCAACTATACGCAGCTTGGCACATGGAGCGTGATTTCCGGTGTCTTCTGGATTGCTGGCGCGCTTATCGAACCCGTTCGGCTGGAGCTTTGGATTGTCGCCGTTCTGATCGACTACGCCGCGCCTTATGCCGGGTTCTGGCTGCCAGGCAAGGGTGCGACCCCGATGTCAAGCTGGACGCTGAGGGGACTGCACCTGTTCGAGCGCAACCAGTTGATCTTCATCATCGCACTTGGCGAATCCATCCTGCTTCTGGGCGGTTACCTAGTCAGCCATGAAGTTCATTTCGACACCGGCCTGGCCGCACTGATCGGTTTTCTGCTGATCGTGACCTTGTGGTGGGTTTATTTCGTGGATCTGTCCGAACCCGGCGAGCATCGGTTCGAGCACGAGACCGACCACACCAGCCTTGCCCGCGCAGGGTTGGCCTATGCCCACGGTGTCGCTGTCTGCGGCGCCATCGTCACTGCCGTCGCCATCGAGATGATCGTGGCGCATCCGCTCGATTCGATCCATGCCGAGACCGCGCTCATCGCCTTTGCCGGACCTTCACTGTTCCTGCTGGGCTGCACGATTTTCCACCGGGTCACGGCGGAACGGCTACGGATGCTCTACCTTCTGGCGTTGGCAGCGTTGGCGGCGTGGGCTTGGATGGCCTTGAGCTTCCATCTGAACGGGCTGTGGCTGGGCGCGGGAGTCCTTTTGATCATGATGGCCATGGCCGCGCTCGGTCACCGGAAGGCGGGCTGA
- a CDS encoding IS5 family transposase (programmed frameshift), whose product MSNLFWLTDAQMARLEPYFPKSHGRPRVDDRRVLSGIIFINRNGLRWCDAPKEYGPAKTLYNRWKRWSDRGVFARIMMGLAAESTDHKTIMIDATYLKAHRTASSLQVKKGGRNRQIGRTKGGMNTKLHAVTDAKGRPIRFFMSAGQVSDYTGAAALLDGLPKADWLLGDRGYDAGWLREALKDKGIKVCIPGRKSRKKPVKYDKRRYKRRNRIEIMFGRLKDWRRVATRYDRCPETFLSAIALAATILFWL is encoded by the exons ATGAGCAATCTCTTCTGGCTGACTGACGCGCAGATGGCGCGCCTCGAACCTTACTTCCCGAAGTCGCATGGTCGCCCCCGGGTGGATGACCGACGTGTTCTGAGCGGGATAATATTCATTAATCGCAACGGCTTGCGGTGGTGCGATGCACCGAAGGAATATGGCCCGGCGAAGACACTCTACAATCGCTGGAAACGTTGGAGCGACCGCGGGGTCTTTGCGAGGATCATGATGGGCTTGGCCGCCGAAAGCACGGACCACAAGACGATCATGATCGACGCGACATATCTGAAAGCGCACCGCACGGCCTCGAGCCTGCAGGTTA AAAAAGGGGGGCGAAACCGCCAGATCGGGCGCACAAAAGGCGGCATGAACACCAAGCTGCATGCGGTCACAGATGCGAAGGGCCGCCCGATCCGGTTCTTCATGTCGGCGGGACAGGTGAGCGATTATACCGGCGCGGCGGCCCTGTTGGACGGCTTGCCGAAGGCGGATTGGCTCCTGGGGGACCGGGGATACGATGCCGGCTGGCTGCGAGAAGCATTGAAAGACAAGGGGATAAAGGTTTGCATCCCGGGTCGAAAGTCCCGCAAGAAGCCGGTGAAATACGACAAGCGGCGATACAAACGCCGCAATCGGATTGAGATCATGTTTGGTCGGCTGAAGGATTGGCGGCGAGTCGCAACCCGATATGACCGCTGCCCGGAGACCTTCCTCTCCGCCATCGCACTTGCCGCGACGATCCTATTTTGGCTCTGA
- a CDS encoding potassium channel family protein produces MLSLPTAQNKVTANAVFLAALLIHNLTYPLSAAGGPWPTLFYGFYAAIFVAATWALTELKQLRLFVGCAGLAVFVAGVLNSYAPSSGAALTVYLTSIAYHLGMIVVLARYTFGARTVMTDVLLSATSLYLVIGSGFAAALALIEWCSPGSFIASSGTAIDWQQMIYFSYVSLTTLGYGDITPVGFYAQSFVTFEAIGGTLYTVILLSRLVGLHASRG; encoded by the coding sequence ATGCTGTCTCTGCCCACGGCCCAAAACAAGGTCACTGCCAATGCAGTTTTTCTTGCCGCGCTCCTGATCCACAACCTGACCTATCCGCTCTCGGCGGCGGGTGGGCCATGGCCCACCCTGTTCTATGGCTTCTACGCGGCAATCTTCGTTGCAGCGACATGGGCGCTGACGGAGCTGAAGCAGCTGCGCCTCTTCGTCGGATGTGCCGGGCTGGCGGTTTTCGTCGCCGGAGTGCTGAACTCCTACGCCCCGTCCTCCGGCGCAGCCCTGACCGTCTACCTGACCTCCATTGCCTATCACCTCGGCATGATCGTTGTGCTGGCACGCTATACTTTCGGGGCCCGCACAGTGATGACCGATGTGCTTTTATCGGCGACTTCGCTCTATCTCGTGATTGGATCGGGTTTTGCCGCGGCGCTGGCGTTGATCGAATGGTGCTCACCGGGATCCTTCATAGCCAGCTCCGGCACGGCGATAGACTGGCAACAGATGATCTATTTCAGCTACGTGAGCCTGACGACCCTGGGCTATGGTGACATCACCCCGGTCGGATTTTACGCCCAGTCCTTTGTCACCTTCGAGGCAATTGGCGGCACGCTCTACACTGTGATCCTGTTGTCTCGCCTGGTGGGATTGCATGCCAGTCGAGGCTAG
- a CDS encoding GNAT family N-acetyltransferase, translated as MHSVEIRSAQIGEIDLLAQLWHDGWQDAHASILPSELARHRTLESFRQRLEEDLTTVRVAGAPGRPTGFSMVRQDELYQLYVSKNARGTGVAKTLLADAENHLAVAGVARAWLACAIGNERAARFYEKQGWCRVGPMISALKTPDGIFELEVWRYEKTVSDLGA; from the coding sequence ATGCACTCCGTCGAAATACGATCAGCGCAAATTGGCGAAATCGACCTACTTGCACAGCTTTGGCATGATGGCTGGCAGGACGCCCATGCCAGCATCCTGCCCTCAGAGTTGGCCCGGCATCGTACGCTCGAAAGTTTCCGGCAAAGGCTTGAGGAGGATCTGACGACTGTTCGCGTGGCGGGTGCACCGGGCCGGCCGACGGGATTCAGCATGGTCAGGCAGGACGAACTCTATCAACTCTATGTCTCGAAGAACGCCAGGGGAACAGGCGTGGCAAAGACGCTTCTAGCAGATGCCGAAAACCACTTGGCCGTAGCTGGGGTGGCCAGAGCGTGGCTCGCCTGCGCAATCGGCAACGAGCGAGCCGCGCGATTCTACGAAAAGCAAGGCTGGTGCCGCGTCGGCCCGATGATCAGTGCGCTGAAAACACCTGATGGCATTTTCGAGCTTGAAGTATGGCGCTATGAGAAAACCGTCTCGGACCTTGGAGCGTAG
- a CDS encoding DUF924 family protein, producing the protein MAATRPSNRCAWRRSGRRRHLPSGLHRARRYRDIIARFGRFPHRQPIFGRPLAPEEIGYLNAGGFQG; encoded by the coding sequence ATGGCGGCTACACGACCAAGTAATCGGTGTGCATGGCGACGGAGTGGCCGCCGTCGCCATCTTCCATCCGGGTTGCACAGGGCCAGACGTTATCGTGACATTATCGCTCGTTTCGGCCGGTTTCCTCATCGGCAGCCGATTTTCGGCCGTCCCCTGGCGCCCGAAGAAATCGGATATTTGAATGCCGGTGGATTTCAGGGATAA